One part of the Onychomys torridus chromosome 13, mOncTor1.1, whole genome shotgun sequence genome encodes these proteins:
- the LOC118594565 gene encoding repetitive proline-rich cell wall protein 2-like, which translates to MSRLPLSCPAHPGHLHLPHLHLPHLHLPHLHLFHLHLPHLYLPHLHLLHLHLPHLHLPHLHLPHLHLPHLHLFYLHVPHLHLPHLHLPHLHLPHLHLPHLHLPHLHLPHLHLPHLHLFYLHLFHLHLPHLHLPHLHLLHLHLPHLHLPHLHLPHLHLPHLHLPHLHLFHLHLPHLHLPHLHLPHLHLPLPAPAPPAPVPPAPALPAPAPPAPAPPAPAPPVPVPPASALPAPAPPAPAPPAPVPPAPAPPAPAPPAPAPPAPALPAPAPPAPAPPAELQAFFILPSPPLENPPTPAQHFSALAPSCRPGSELFTISRGEGIVFPVL; encoded by the coding sequence ATGAGTAGGCTCCCTTTGTCTTGTCCTGCACACCCTGGCCACCTGCACCTGCCCCACCTGCACCTGCCCCACCTGCACCTGCCCCACCTGCACCTGTTCCACCTGCACCTGCCCCACCTGTACCTGCCCCACCTGCACCTGCTCCACCTGCACCTGCCCCACCTGCACCTGCCCCACCTGCACCTGCCTCACCTGCACCTGCCCCACCTGCACCTGTTCTACCTGCACGTGCCCCACCTGCACCTGCCCCACCTGCACCTGCCCCACCTGCACCTGCCCCACCTGCACCTGCCCCACCTGCACCTGCCCCACCTGCACCTGCCCCACCTGCACCTGCCCCACCTGCACCTGTTCTACCTGCACCTGTTCCACCTGCACCTGCCCCACCTGCATCTGCCCCACCTGCACCTGCTCCACCTGCACCTGCCCCACCTGCACCTGCCCCACCTGCACCTGCCCCACCTGCACCTGCCCCACCTGCACCTGCCCCACCTGCACCTGTTCCACCTGCACCTGCCCCACCTGCATCTGCCCCACCTGCACCTGCCCCACCTGCACCTGCCCCTACCTGCACCTGCCCCACCTGCACCTGTTCCACCTGCACCTGCCCTACCTGCACCTGCCCCACCTGCACCTGCCCCACCTGCACCTGCCCCACCTGTACCTGTTCCACCTGCATCTGCCCTACCTGCACCTGCCCCACCTGCACCTGCCCCACCTGCACCTGTTCCACCTGCACCTGCTCCACCTGCACCTGCCCCACCTGCACCTGCCCCACCTGCACCTGCCCTACCTGCACCTGCCCCACCTGCACCTGCCCCACCTGCAGAGCTCCAAGCATTCTTCATTCTCCCAAGTCCACCTTTGGAAAATCCCCCAACTCCAGCTCAGCATTTCTCAGCTCTGGCCCCATCCTGCAGGCCTGGTTCTGAACTTTTCACCATCTCAAGAGGAGAAGGTATTGTTTTCCCTGTGCTGTGA